The Myxococcales bacterium genome window below encodes:
- a CDS encoding tail fiber protein, whose translation MTMPILGEIKLFAGAFVPTGWAACDGRMMPIQHFAALFSLLGTTYGGDGRTTFALPDLRGRVPIHGPPGTQGGDAALPSTTVAAGTGATAAAAGASNMQPYLALTYIIAIDGVFPSRG comes from the coding sequence GTGACCATGCCGATCCTCGGAGAGATCAAGCTGTTCGCCGGCGCGTTCGTGCCCACCGGCTGGGCCGCGTGCGACGGCCGGATGATGCCGATCCAGCACTTCGCGGCGCTGTTCTCGCTGCTGGGCACCACCTACGGCGGCGACGGCCGTACCACGTTCGCGCTGCCCGACCTGCGCGGCCGCGTGCCCATCCACGGGCCGCCCGGGACCCAGGGCGGCGACGCGGCGCTGCCATCGACGACGGTCGCCGCGGGCACCGGCGCCACCGCGGCCGCCGCCGGCGCGAGCAACATGCAGCCGTACCTGGCGCTCACCTACATCATCGCGATCGACGGCGTGTTCCCGTCGCGCGGCTGA
- a CDS encoding methyltransferase domain-containing protein — MTAPRAPDVAPPDPGHAYWQRHARRYDRSTRLLDGPLACARVLAATAVRGRAQVLELAAGTGAFTTAIAPEVGALIATDYADAMVDQLAATVRAAGLANVTCARADLYDLPYADASFDAVVAANVLHLVPDLPRALASLRRVLHPDGVLVAPTYLHRATWRAALLSRVFALTGFPGRRRFDADSLRAALAAGGFEVTRLEIVPGPFPIGHVEAVPARADRAAPLIASGVSSAP; from the coding sequence ATGACCGCCCCGCGCGCTCCTGACGTCGCACCGCCGGACCCCGGCCACGCGTACTGGCAGCGCCACGCGCGACGCTACGATCGCTCGACGCGCCTGCTCGACGGGCCGCTGGCGTGCGCGCGGGTGCTCGCGGCCACCGCCGTGCGCGGCCGCGCCCAGGTCCTCGAGCTCGCGGCGGGGACCGGCGCCTTCACCACCGCGATCGCGCCCGAGGTCGGCGCGCTGATCGCCACCGACTACGCCGACGCGATGGTCGATCAGCTCGCGGCGACCGTGCGCGCGGCCGGCCTCGCCAACGTCACCTGCGCCCGGGCCGACCTGTACGACCTGCCCTACGCCGACGCCAGCTTCGACGCGGTCGTCGCCGCCAACGTGCTGCACCTCGTGCCCGATCTGCCGCGGGCGCTGGCCAGCCTGCGCCGCGTGCTCCACCCCGATGGCGTGCTCGTGGCCCCGACCTATCTCCATCGCGCGACCTGGCGCGCGGCGCTGCTGTCGCGGGTGTTCGCGTTGACCGGGTTCCCGGGCCGGCGACGGTTCGACGCCGACAGCCTGCGCGCCGCGCTCGCGGCCGGCGGCTTCGAGGTCACCCGCCTCGAGATCGTCCCTGGGCCGTTCCCGATCGGTCACGTCGAGGCCGTGCCCGCGCGCGCTGACCGTGCGGCCCCGTTGATCGCGTCTGGTGTATCGTCGGCGCCGTGA
- a CDS encoding tail fiber protein translates to MKRREFLQWSGAGVAAAVALPACGPMTAPLGPPPPAPEADAGGVVEASPDAGPVTDPPAMVEPEPPPAGTIVGEPVPNDDGDRPMLGELRMFAGRFAPRGWAPCDGQLLAIADNMALYALLQTRFGGTGVDTFALPDLRGRVVVGASPALPAGTRGGDATVASIEVAAGTGATVAAAGANAQPDLTTQYLIAVAGVYPARASTE, encoded by the coding sequence GTGAAGCGACGCGAGTTCTTGCAGTGGAGCGGCGCCGGGGTCGCGGCCGCGGTGGCGTTGCCCGCGTGCGGACCGATGACCGCGCCGCTCGGACCACCGCCGCCCGCCCCCGAGGCGGACGCCGGCGGCGTCGTCGAGGCATCGCCCGACGCGGGCCCCGTGACGGACCCGCCGGCGATGGTCGAGCCCGAGCCACCGCCCGCGGGCACGATCGTCGGCGAGCCGGTGCCCAACGACGACGGCGACCGACCGATGCTCGGCGAGCTGCGGATGTTCGCCGGCAGGTTCGCGCCCAGGGGCTGGGCGCCGTGCGACGGTCAGCTCCTCGCGATCGCCGACAACATGGCGCTGTACGCGCTGCTCCAGACCCGGTTCGGCGGCACCGGCGTCGACACGTTCGCGCTGCCCGACCTGCGCGGCCGCGTGGTCGTCGGCGCCAGCCCCGCGCTGCCGGCGGGCACACGCGGAGGCGACGCCACCGTCGCCTCGATCGAGGTCGCCGCCGGCACCGGCGCGACCGTCGCCGCGGCCGGCGCCAACGCCCAGCCTGACCTGACCACGCAGTACCTCATCGCCGTCGCCGGCGTGTACCCGGCGCGCGCCTCGACGGAGTGA